From Salvelinus fontinalis isolate EN_2023a chromosome 30, ASM2944872v1, whole genome shotgun sequence, one genomic window encodes:
- the LOC129828655 gene encoding serine/arginine-rich splicing factor 2-like translates to MSYGRPPPDVEGMTSLKVDNLTYRTSPETLRRVFEKYGRVGDVYIPRDRYTKESRGFAFVRFHDNRDAEDAMDAMDGALLDGRELRVQMARYGRPPDSHFGRRGGGGPPRRHGGYGRRSRSRSASPRRRRRSRSRSRSRSRGRDYSRSRSRSYSRSRSKSRTPRKSKSPSRSRSRGASRSHSRSPASNRGSKSRSRSKSLPKSPEDNGTDS, encoded by the exons ATGAGCTACGGAAGGCCCCCGCCCGATGTCGAGGGTATGACCTCGCTCAAAGTGGACAATCTCACCTACCGAACTTCTCCTGAGACACTACGACGAGTTTTCGAGAAGTACGGCCGGGTGGGAGACGTGTACATCCCCCGCGATCGGTACACTAAGGAGAGCCGCGGGTTCGCTTTCGTGCGGTTCCACGATAACCGCGACGCTGAAGACGCAATGGACGCGATGGACGGGGCCTTGCTTGACGGGCGGGAACTGCGAGTCCAGATGGCGCGCTATGGCCGTCCACCAGACTCTCACTTCGGACGCCGAGGCGGCGGTGGACCTCCAAGGAGGCACGGAGGCTATGGTCGCAGGAGCAGGAG tCGTTCGGCCAGCCCCCGTCGGCGCAGACGCAGTCGTTCCCGGAGCAGGAGCCGCTCCCGTGGCCGTGACTACAGCCGCTCCCGGTCTCGTTCCTACTCTAGATCCCGTTCCAAGTCCCGCACCCCCCGCAAGAGCAAGTCCCCATCTCGATCGAGGTCCCGTGGTGCTTCCAGGTCCCACTCCCGCAGCCCGGCTTCCAACAGAGGCTCCAAATCCAGGTCGAGGTCCAAGAGCTTGCCCAAGTCCCCCGAGGACAACGGAACCGACTCTTAG